From Bradyrhizobium symbiodeficiens, the proteins below share one genomic window:
- a CDS encoding dienelactone hydrolase family protein encodes MIDQQIAIPTRDGHTATFISHPERGGPFPVILFYMDAPAIREELRDMARRLATSGYYVMLPNLYYRSGVMELGALPADPNAPERKRMFQLMGSLTIPMIMDDTRALLTYAEGQAAANTKLVGTVGYCMSGRYAVNAATHFPDRVKAAASVYGVQLATDQDDSPHLAAAKTRAELYFACAETDVYAPPEIIEKVKEGMKGAKAEVEIYPGTHHGFAFPKRPVYDRDAAERHWERLLALYRRNLVQI; translated from the coding sequence ATGATCGACCAGCAGATCGCGATCCCCACCAGGGACGGCCACACCGCAACCTTCATCAGCCATCCCGAACGCGGCGGGCCGTTTCCGGTCATCCTGTTCTACATGGATGCGCCCGCGATCCGCGAAGAGCTGCGCGACATGGCCCGCCGACTCGCGACCTCAGGCTATTACGTGATGCTGCCGAACCTCTATTACCGCTCCGGCGTGATGGAGCTCGGTGCGCTGCCGGCCGATCCGAACGCGCCGGAACGCAAGCGCATGTTCCAGCTGATGGGCTCGCTCACCATTCCCATGATCATGGACGACACCAGAGCGCTGCTCACCTATGCAGAGGGCCAGGCAGCCGCGAACACCAAGCTGGTCGGTACCGTCGGCTATTGCATGAGCGGCCGCTACGCCGTCAACGCCGCCACACATTTCCCTGATCGCGTCAAGGCGGCCGCCTCGGTCTACGGCGTGCAACTGGCAACGGATCAGGACGACAGCCCGCATTTGGCCGCGGCCAAAACCAGGGCCGAACTCTACTTCGCCTGCGCCGAGACCGACGTCTACGCGCCGCCGGAGATCATCGAGAAGGTCAAAGAGGGCATGAAAGGCGCAAAAGCCGAGGTCGAGATCTATCCCGGCACCCATCACGGCTTCGCCTTTCCCAAGCGCCCGGTCTACGACCGCGACGCGGCCGAGCGGCATTGGGAGCGTCTGCTGGCGCTCTATCGCCGTAACCTCGTCCAGATATAG
- the lgt gene encoding prolipoprotein diacylglyceryl transferase: protein MLFLLIDFPAFKPIALEIGPFAIRWYALAYICGIVFGWLYARSLLKRERLWGGPAPMSLLQIDDFILWVTLGIILGGRTGYVLFYNLPFFIDHPAAIFRLWEGGMSFHGGFLGCVVAVMWFAYRNRISILSLGDITTAVAPIGLLLGRIANFINGELWGRATDASLPWAMIFPHDPTQLPRHPSQLYEAGMEGILLFTVLAIMIRLGALKRPGMILGAFILIYGLSRIAGEHFREPDAQLGFLWGGLTMGMLLSIPMLIVGGILIVLAVRRGAPKPAGTIR, encoded by the coding sequence ATGCTCTTTCTGCTCATCGACTTCCCCGCCTTCAAGCCGATCGCGCTCGAGATCGGCCCGTTCGCGATCCGCTGGTATGCGCTGGCCTATATCTGCGGCATCGTGTTCGGCTGGCTCTATGCGCGCTCGCTGCTGAAGAGAGAACGCCTGTGGGGCGGCCCAGCGCCGATGTCGCTGCTGCAGATCGACGACTTCATCCTCTGGGTCACGCTCGGCATCATTCTCGGCGGCCGCACCGGCTACGTGCTGTTCTACAATCTGCCTTTCTTCATCGATCATCCTGCCGCGATCTTCCGATTGTGGGAGGGCGGCATGTCCTTCCATGGCGGCTTTCTCGGCTGCGTCGTGGCGGTGATGTGGTTTGCTTATCGCAATCGCATCTCGATCCTGTCACTCGGTGACATCACCACCGCGGTCGCCCCGATCGGGCTGCTGCTCGGGCGTATCGCCAACTTCATCAACGGCGAATTGTGGGGCCGCGCCACCGATGCAAGCCTGCCCTGGGCAATGATCTTCCCCCACGATCCCACGCAGCTGCCGCGCCATCCGAGCCAGCTCTACGAGGCCGGCATGGAAGGCATCCTGCTGTTCACGGTGCTCGCGATCATGATCCGGCTCGGCGCGCTGAAGCGGCCTGGCATGATCCTGGGCGCCTTCATCCTGATCTATGGCCTGTCCCGGATCGCCGGCGAGCACTTCCGCGAACCGGACGCGCAGCTTGGTTTCCTCTGGGGCGGATTAACCATGGGCATGCTGCTGTCGATCCCGATGCTTATCGTGGGCGGCATACTTATTGTATTGGCAGTCAGGCGCGGTGCGCCGAAGCCCGCAGGGACCATTCGTTAA
- a CDS encoding accessory factor UbiK family protein, with translation MTQTNNRFFDEIGRLMNDAAGAAQGVKREFDTVMRTQAEKFLRDMDLVKREEFEAVKDMARLAREENEALKARIAALEAKLGGAAS, from the coding sequence ATGACCCAGACCAACAACCGGTTTTTCGACGAGATCGGCCGCCTGATGAACGATGCCGCCGGCGCCGCCCAGGGCGTCAAGCGCGAGTTCGACACGGTGATGCGCACCCAGGCCGAAAAATTCCTGCGCGACATGGATCTGGTCAAGCGTGAGGAGTTCGAGGCGGTCAAGGACATGGCCCGCCTGGCGCGCGAGGAGAACGAGGCGCTGAAGGCGCGCATCGCGGCGCTGGAGGCCAAGCTCGGCGGAGCGGCTAGCTGA
- a CDS encoding 50S ribosomal protein L25/general stress protein Ctc — MATTVKELKATARPKSGKGAARAERRAGKVPGVIYGNKQPPLPISVDDRELRQRILAGRFLTTLVDIDLDGKKHRVIPRDYHLDPVKDFPIHVDFMRLGEGATIRISVPLHVVKAEGSPGVKRGGAVNIVAHAIEIECGAESIPQYIEADVGSLEIGHSLHLSDVKLPAGVKALTREDATLVTIVPPSGYAEEQKAAAAAAAPGAAAAAPAAGAAPAAGAAPAAAAKAPAGGDKKK, encoded by the coding sequence ATGGCGACGACCGTCAAGGAATTGAAGGCGACCGCACGTCCGAAGAGCGGCAAGGGGGCCGCCCGGGCTGAGCGTCGCGCCGGGAAAGTGCCCGGAGTGATCTACGGCAACAAGCAACCCCCGCTCCCGATCTCGGTTGACGATCGTGAATTGCGCCAGCGCATCCTCGCCGGCCGGTTCCTGACCACGCTGGTCGACATCGACCTCGACGGCAAGAAGCACCGCGTGATTCCGCGCGACTATCACCTCGATCCGGTCAAGGACTTCCCGATCCATGTCGACTTCATGCGGCTCGGCGAAGGCGCCACCATCCGCATCAGCGTTCCCCTGCATGTCGTGAAGGCGGAAGGCTCGCCCGGCGTGAAGCGCGGCGGCGCCGTCAACATCGTGGCTCATGCGATCGAGATCGAATGCGGCGCCGAGAGCATCCCGCAGTACATCGAGGCCGATGTCGGCTCGCTCGAAATCGGTCACTCCTTGCATCTGTCGGACGTCAAGCTGCCGGCCGGCGTGAAGGCGCTGACCCGCGAGGACGCGACCCTCGTCACCATCGTGCCGCCGTCCGGCTACGCCGAAGAGCAGAAGGCTGCTGCGGCGGCTGCGGCTCCTGGCGCTGCTGCGGCTGCTCCGGCGGCTGGTGCTGCTCCGGCTGCGGGTGCTGCTCCGGCGGCCGCTGCCAAGGCTCCCGCCGGCGGCGACAAGAAGAAGTAA
- the ychF gene encoding redox-regulated ATPase YchF produces MGFKCGIVGLPNVGKSTLFNALTETAAAQAANYPFCTIEPNVGEVAVPDPRLDKLAAIAKSGQIIPTRLTFVDIAGLVRGASKGEGLGNQFLANIREVDAIAHVVRCFEDSDITHVEGKIAPLADIETIETELMLADLDSLEKRVDNLTKKAKGNDKDAKEQLDLVNRTLVLLREGKPARLVERKAEEERAFGMLGLLSSKPVLYVCNVEEGSAATGNAFSKAVQEQAAKEGAVAVVISAKIESEIATISRDERADFLETLGLEEAGLDRLIRAGYTLLDLITYFTVGPKEARAWTIYRGTKAPGAAGVIHTDFEKGFIRAETIAYEDYVALGGEAGARDAGKLRLEGKEYVVADGDVMHFRFNT; encoded by the coding sequence GTGGGATTCAAATGCGGGATCGTCGGATTGCCCAATGTCGGCAAGTCGACTTTGTTCAATGCGCTGACCGAGACGGCCGCGGCGCAGGCGGCGAACTATCCGTTCTGCACCATCGAGCCGAATGTCGGCGAGGTTGCCGTGCCAGATCCGCGGCTCGACAAGCTCGCAGCGATCGCCAAATCCGGCCAGATCATCCCGACCCGGCTGACCTTCGTCGACATCGCCGGTCTCGTCCGCGGCGCTTCCAAGGGGGAAGGCCTCGGCAACCAGTTCCTCGCCAACATCCGCGAGGTCGACGCCATCGCGCATGTCGTGCGCTGCTTTGAGGATTCCGACATCACCCATGTCGAGGGCAAGATCGCCCCGCTCGCGGACATCGAGACCATCGAGACCGAGCTGATGCTCGCCGACCTCGACAGCCTCGAGAAGCGCGTCGACAACCTCACCAAGAAGGCCAAGGGCAACGACAAGGACGCCAAGGAGCAGCTCGACCTCGTCAACCGCACCCTGGTGCTTCTCCGCGAGGGCAAGCCCGCGCGCCTCGTCGAGCGCAAGGCGGAGGAGGAGCGCGCCTTCGGGATGCTCGGCCTGCTGTCGTCCAAGCCCGTGCTCTATGTCTGCAATGTCGAGGAAGGCTCGGCCGCGACGGGCAATGCGTTCTCCAAGGCGGTGCAGGAGCAGGCCGCCAAGGAAGGCGCCGTCGCCGTCGTCATCTCGGCCAAGATCGAATCCGAGATCGCCACCATTTCACGCGATGAGCGTGCCGATTTCCTGGAGACGCTGGGTCTCGAAGAGGCCGGCCTCGATCGTCTGATCCGCGCCGGCTACACGCTGCTCGACCTCATCACCTACTTCACGGTGGGCCCGAAGGAAGCGCGCGCCTGGACCATCTACCGCGGCACCAAGGCGCCGGGCGCGGCCGGTGTGATCCACACCGACTTCGAAAAGGGCTTCATCCGCGCCGAGACGATTGCTTATGAGGATTACGTGGCACTTGGCGGCGAAGCCGGCGCCCGCGATGCCGGCAAGCTCCGCCTCGAAGGCAAGGAATACGTCGTCGCCGACGGCGACGTGATGCATTTCCGGTTCAATACGTAA
- a CDS encoding class I SAM-dependent methyltransferase, translating to MTEQPLLNEIKALIKSSGPMPVWRYMELCLMHPRHGYYVSRDPLGREGDFTTAPEVSQMFGELLGLWTASVWKQMGSPQFLRLIELGPGRGTMMADALRALRVLPPLYQALHIHMVEVNPVLRERQGATLSGLRNIAWHDSIDDVPEGPSIILANEYFDVLPIHQMIRHENGWHERVIEIDGNGKLQFGAASEPTPRFDVLLPPLVRAAPVGAVFEWRPDGEIMKLATRVRDQDGAALIIDYGHLRSDAGDTFQAIARHTFTDPLKAPGQADVTAHVDFQALARAAEDVGARVHGPVTQGDFLKRIGIDTRAAALMQKATPEVATDISIALNRLTDTGRSGMGSMFKVLGISEPRLTAIAGLSDLEQAGGN from the coding sequence GTGACCGAGCAGCCGCTACTCAACGAGATCAAGGCGCTGATCAAATCCTCAGGCCCCATGCCGGTCTGGCGGTACATGGAACTGTGCCTGATGCATCCGCGCCATGGCTATTACGTCTCGCGCGATCCCTTGGGACGTGAAGGTGACTTCACCACCGCGCCCGAAGTCAGCCAGATGTTCGGCGAGCTGCTCGGACTATGGACGGCCTCGGTGTGGAAGCAGATGGGCTCGCCGCAATTCCTGCGGCTGATCGAGCTCGGCCCCGGCCGCGGCACCATGATGGCCGACGCGTTGCGCGCGCTTCGCGTGCTGCCGCCGCTCTACCAGGCGCTTCATATCCACATGGTCGAGGTCAATCCCGTGCTGCGCGAGCGGCAGGGTGCGACGCTGTCGGGCCTGCGCAACATCGCCTGGCACGACAGCATCGACGATGTGCCTGAGGGACCGAGCATCATCCTCGCCAACGAATATTTCGACGTGCTGCCGATCCACCAGATGATCCGCCACGAGAACGGCTGGCATGAGCGCGTGATCGAGATCGACGGCAACGGAAAACTTCAATTCGGTGCGGCATCCGAGCCGACGCCACGCTTCGACGTGCTGCTGCCGCCTTTGGTGCGCGCCGCGCCCGTCGGCGCCGTGTTCGAATGGCGGCCCGACGGCGAGATCATGAAGCTCGCCACGCGCGTGCGCGACCAGGACGGCGCCGCGCTGATCATCGACTATGGCCATTTGCGCAGCGATGCCGGCGACACGTTCCAGGCGATTGCGCGCCACACCTTCACCGATCCCTTGAAGGCGCCGGGCCAAGCCGACGTCACCGCCCATGTCGACTTCCAGGCGCTGGCGCGCGCGGCCGAGGATGTCGGCGCGCGCGTGCACGGGCCGGTGACGCAAGGCGACTTCCTCAAGCGCATCGGCATCGACACCCGCGCCGCCGCCTTGATGCAGAAGGCAACGCCGGAGGTCGCCACCGACATTTCGATCGCGCTGAATCGCCTGACGGACACCGGCCGCAGCGGCATGGGCTCGATGTTCAAGGTGCTCGGCATCTCCGAGCCGCGGCTGACGGCCATTGCCGGCCTCAGCGATCTCGAACAGGCCGGAGGTAATTGA
- a CDS encoding MaoC family dehydratase translates to MRFFDDIEIGQRREIGTYTFTAEAIKNFAAKFDPQRFHLDEEEGKNSLFGGLAASGWHVGSACMSLLVADGQRLAREAASRGEEVAVWGPSPGFRDLRWIRPVLAGDSVAYVNVVIDKRISASRPGWGILTARTTGTNQRGEDVYSITASAFVPMRAKSG, encoded by the coding sequence ATGCGGTTCTTCGACGACATCGAGATCGGCCAGCGCCGCGAGATCGGCACCTATACGTTCACGGCCGAGGCCATCAAGAATTTCGCCGCGAAGTTCGATCCGCAGCGTTTTCATCTCGACGAGGAAGAGGGCAAGAACTCGCTGTTCGGCGGGCTCGCGGCCTCGGGCTGGCATGTCGGCTCGGCCTGCATGAGCCTGCTTGTCGCGGACGGCCAGCGCTTGGCGCGCGAAGCCGCATCGCGCGGCGAGGAGGTCGCGGTGTGGGGGCCGTCGCCGGGTTTTCGCGACCTGCGCTGGATCCGGCCGGTGCTCGCCGGCGACTCCGTCGCTTACGTCAACGTCGTCATCGACAAGCGTATTTCCGCCTCGCGCCCCGGCTGGGGCATCCTGACCGCCCGCACCACCGGCACCAACCAGCGCGGCGAGGACGTCTATTCCATCACCGCCAGCGCCTTCGTGCCGATGCGTGCGAAGAGCGGTTAG
- a CDS encoding MaoC family dehydratase codes for MTLTFEDFPPGRFGTFGPRHVTRDEILAFAAEFDPQPMHLDEEAAAKSMLRGLSGSGWHLCSLMMRMMADGFMTRAASLGSPGVDEVRWLSPLRPGDDLMLDVDVLEARPSKSRPELGIVKFKCTVRNAKGEALGEMTSPILIERREGAV; via the coding sequence ATGACCCTGACCTTCGAAGATTTCCCGCCCGGCCGGTTCGGAACATTCGGCCCGCGCCATGTCACCCGCGATGAGATCTTGGCCTTCGCCGCCGAGTTCGATCCGCAGCCGATGCACCTCGACGAGGAGGCCGCAGCCAAGAGCATGCTGCGCGGCCTCTCCGGCTCGGGCTGGCATCTCTGTTCGCTGATGATGCGGATGATGGCCGACGGTTTCATGACCCGTGCCGCCTCGCTCGGCTCGCCCGGCGTCGACGAGGTGCGCTGGCTGTCGCCGCTCCGGCCCGGCGACGATCTCATGCTCGACGTCGACGTGTTGGAGGCGCGCCCCTCGAAGAGCCGGCCCGAGCTCGGCATCGTCAAGTTCAAATGCACCGTGCGCAACGCCAAGGGGGAGGCGCTGGGTGAGATGACCTCGCCGATACTGATCGAGCGGCGCGAGGGGGCGGTCTGA
- the pth gene encoding aminoacyl-tRNA hydrolase — translation MRLFVGLGNPGAKYARNRHNIGFMAVDEIARRHGFAPWRRRFQGETSEGTLGTERVILLKPTTYMNDSGRSVQEAASFFKIAMGDVTVFHDELELPPGKVRVKIGGGIAGHNGLRSISAHIGNDYRRVRLGIGHPGVKELVHGHVLSDFAKADNDWVTTLCEAVAEHAGLVAKGTDATFANRVHLAMQAKGFLTKDDNGKE, via the coding sequence ATGCGACTGTTTGTTGGGCTCGGCAATCCCGGCGCGAAATACGCACGTAACCGGCACAATATCGGCTTCATGGCCGTCGACGAGATCGCGCGGCGTCATGGTTTCGCACCATGGCGCCGTCGTTTTCAGGGCGAGACCTCGGAAGGCACGCTCGGCACCGAGCGCGTGATCCTGCTCAAGCCCACGACCTACATGAACGATTCCGGCCGCAGCGTTCAGGAAGCCGCAAGCTTCTTCAAGATCGCCATGGGCGACGTCACTGTGTTTCATGACGAGCTCGAGCTGCCGCCGGGCAAGGTGCGGGTGAAGATCGGCGGCGGTATCGCCGGCCATAACGGGTTGCGCTCGATCTCCGCACATATCGGCAACGACTATCGCCGTGTCAGGCTCGGCATCGGTCATCCCGGCGTCAAGGAACTGGTGCACGGCCACGTGCTGTCGGACTTCGCAAAGGCCGACAACGACTGGGTGACGACGCTGTGCGAGGCGGTGGCCGAGCACGCAGGCCTGGTCGCCAAGGGCACGGATGCGACCTTCGCCAACAGGGTGCATCTCGCGATGCAGGCGAAGGGATTTTTGACCAAGGACGACAACGGCAAGGAATAA
- the pgeF gene encoding peptidoglycan editing factor PgeF, which produces MTLTSSLLAAVPGLRHAFFTREGGVSGGIYSALNGGLGSSDDQTLVAENRRRMAEHVGVAADRFLSLHQIHSPDVLVAETPWPNGPRPKGDALVTNTPGIALGVSTADCGPVLFVDPNARVIGGAHAGWKGALTGVLESTISAMEKLGATRSGIIAAIGPLIRQDSYEVGNEFVARFIEADADNAVFFIPSVREGHAMFDLAGFIRNRLEAAGILMIDDLGLDTYADERFFSYRRSVHRKEPDYGRHVHAIALEP; this is translated from the coding sequence ATGACCCTCACCTCGTCGCTGCTGGCAGCTGTGCCCGGCCTGCGCCATGCCTTCTTCACCCGCGAAGGCGGCGTCTCCGGCGGCATCTATTCCGCGCTGAACGGCGGGCTCGGCTCCAGCGACGATCAGACCCTCGTCGCAGAGAACCGCCGCCGCATGGCCGAGCATGTCGGCGTCGCGGCCGACCGCTTCCTCAGCCTGCACCAGATCCATTCGCCCGACGTGCTGGTCGCCGAGACGCCCTGGCCGAACGGGCCGCGGCCGAAGGGCGATGCGCTGGTGACCAACACACCCGGCATCGCGCTCGGCGTCTCCACCGCCGATTGCGGGCCGGTGCTGTTCGTCGACCCCAATGCGCGCGTGATCGGCGGAGCGCATGCCGGCTGGAAGGGCGCGCTGACGGGCGTGCTGGAATCCACGATATCAGCGATGGAAAAACTCGGCGCCACCCGCAGCGGCATCATTGCGGCGATCGGGCCGCTGATCCGCCAGGACAGCTACGAGGTGGGCAACGAGTTCGTCGCGCGCTTCATCGAGGCCGATGCCGACAACGCAGTCTTCTTCATCCCGTCGGTGCGCGAGGGCCACGCAATGTTCGACCTCGCCGGCTTCATTCGCAACCGGCTCGAGGCCGCCGGCATTTTGATGATCGACGACCTCGGCCTCGACACCTACGCCGACGAGCGCTTCTTCAGCTATCGCCGCTCGGTGCATCGCAAGGAGCCGGATTACGGCCGTCACGTTCACGCGATCGCGCTCGAACCGTGA
- a CDS encoding DUF4282 domain-containing protein codes for MFSFSDLFQWDRFITPTIIKTFYWLVIALICLFGLSGIFSGLAAMAISPFGGFLVLLSSIASVVVGIVFSRILAELILIVFRINEHLGAIRDQGGGLR; via the coding sequence ATGTTTTCATTCAGCGATCTGTTTCAGTGGGACCGCTTCATCACGCCGACGATCATCAAGACCTTCTATTGGCTGGTGATCGCGCTGATCTGCCTGTTCGGCCTCTCCGGCATCTTCTCAGGGCTCGCTGCGATGGCGATCAGCCCGTTCGGCGGTTTCCTGGTGCTGCTGTCGTCGATCGCGAGCGTCGTCGTCGGGATCGTGTTCTCGCGCATCCTCGCCGAGCTGATCCTGATCGTCTTCCGCATCAACGAGCATCTCGGCGCAATCCGCGACCAGGGCGGCGGGCTGCGGTGA
- a CDS encoding ribose-phosphate pyrophosphokinase — protein sequence MSGKNGSIKLVAGNSNPALAQAIAQGLDLPLTKAVVRRFADMEIFVEIQENVRGSDAFIIQSTSFPANDHLMELLIITDALRRSSARRITAVIPYFGYARQDRKSGSRTPISAKLVANLITHAGVDRVMTLDLHATQIQGFFDIPTDNLFAAPVMVRDIRERFDLGKVMVVSPDVGGVARARGLAKRINTPLAIVDKRRERAGESEVMNVIGDVAGYSCILVDDIVDSGGTLVNAADALIAKGAKDVYAYITHGVLSGGAAARITNSRLKELVITDSILPTDAVSKAPNIRTLPIASLISDAIARTAAEESVSSLFD from the coding sequence ATGTCGGGCAAGAACGGCTCCATCAAGCTCGTCGCCGGCAACTCCAATCCGGCCCTCGCGCAGGCGATCGCGCAGGGCCTGGACCTGCCGCTGACCAAGGCGGTGGTGCGGCGCTTCGCCGACATGGAGATCTTCGTCGAGATCCAGGAGAACGTCCGCGGCTCGGATGCCTTCATCATCCAGTCGACCTCGTTCCCGGCGAACGACCATCTGATGGAATTGCTGATCATCACCGACGCGCTGCGCCGCTCCTCGGCGCGCCGCATCACGGCAGTGATCCCGTATTTCGGCTACGCCCGGCAGGATCGCAAGTCCGGCTCTCGCACGCCGATCTCGGCCAAGCTCGTCGCCAACCTGATCACCCATGCCGGCGTCGACCGCGTCATGACGCTCGACCTTCACGCTACCCAGATCCAGGGCTTCTTCGATATCCCGACCGACAATCTGTTCGCTGCCCCCGTGATGGTGCGCGATATCCGCGAACGTTTCGACCTCGGCAAGGTGATGGTGGTCTCGCCAGATGTCGGCGGCGTGGCCCGCGCTCGCGGCCTTGCCAAGCGCATCAACACCCCGCTCGCGATCGTCGACAAGCGCCGCGAGAGGGCGGGCGAATCCGAGGTCATGAACGTGATCGGCGACGTCGCCGGCTATAGCTGCATCCTGGTCGACGACATCGTGGACTCTGGCGGCACGCTGGTGAACGCGGCCGACGCGCTGATCGCAAAGGGCGCCAAGGACGTCTACGCCTACATCACCCACGGCGTGCTCTCCGGCGGCGCGGCCGCCCGTATCACCAACTCCAGGCTGAAGGAGCTCGTGATCACCGACTCGATCCTGCCGACGGACGCGGTGAGCAAGGCGCCGAACATCCGCACCCTGCCGATCGCCAGCCTGATCTCGGACGCGATCGCGCGCACGGCGGCGGAAGAGTCGGTGTCGAGCCTGTTCGACTAG